In Micromonospora ferruginea, the sequence CCGGGAAGGGCAGGCCGGCGTGGATCGCGACCAGCCCGGTCAGGTACGCCGAGGTGCCCCAGAACGCCGCGTGCCCGAACGACATCAGCCCGGTGAAGCCGAGCAGCAGGTCCACCGAGACGGCGAACAACGCCCAGCACAGGATGTCCACCGCGACCGCCGGGTAGAGGCCGTTGGGCAGCCAGAGCGCGACCAGCAGGCCGGCGGCCAGCAGCGCGTACCGGACCCAGCCGGGCGCCCGGGCCACGGCGAGCAACCCGGACCGGGCCGGTGGGGCCTTGGTGTCCACGGTCGCGCTCATGCCGTGCTGGCCGGGCATGCCCTCACGGCCCTCGCTCCGCTCGGTGCGTTCGGTCATGCCGGTGCCTCCTCACGGCCGAACAGGCCGGCCGGGCGCCAGAGCAGCACGGCGGCCATCACCACGAACACCACGGTCTGCGACACCAGCGGGTAGTCCGACAGGTACGCCTCGCCCCACGCCTGGATCAGGCCGATGCCGAAACCGGCGGCGACCGAACCGAAGATCGAGCCGAGGCCGCCGATCACCACCACCGCGAAGACCACGATGATCAGGTCGGCGCCCATCAGCGGGTTGACCGCGCGCATCGGGGCGGCGAGCACCCCGGCCAGCCCGGCGAGGGCGATGCCGAAGCCGAACACCGGGGTGACCCACTTCCCCACGTCGATGCCGAACGCCCGGGTCAGCTCCGGCCGTTCGGTGGCGGCCCGGACCACCATGCCGATCCGGGTCCGCCCGAGCACCCACCACACCGCGACGCAGAGCAGCACGGTGAAGCCGAGGATGAAGACCCGGTACGCCGGGAAGTCGAACAGCCCGAAGTCCACCGAGCCGGTGAGCCCGGCCGGGGTGGCGTACGGGCTGGACTGCACGCCGTACCGGGACTTGACCAGGTCCTGCAGGATCAGCGTCAGGCCGAAGGTGAGCAGGAAGTTGTAGAGCGGGTCGAGCCGGGTGAGCCGGTGGATCACCGCCCGCTCCAGCACCATGCCGAGCAGGCCCAGCGCCAGCGGCATGATCACCAGCGCGGCCCAGAACGGCACCCCCGCCTCGGCGAGCAGCACGTACGCGCCGAACGCGCCGAGCATGTAGAACGCGCCGTGGGCGAAGTTCACCACCCGGAGCATGCCGAAGATGACCGCGAGCCCGAGGGCGAGCAGGGCGTAGAACGCCCCGCCCACCAGCCCGTTGAACGTGTTCTGCAGGAACCCGGACATGTCAGAGCTTGCAGTCCGCCGACGGCGCCCGGAACGCCTCCGCCGCCGGGATGGTCTTGAGGATCTTCACGTAGTCCCACGGCTCCTTCACCTCGGCCTGCGGCTTCACCTGGGCCAGGTAGGCGTCGTGCACCACCCGGTGGTCCTCCGCGCGGATCTTGCCGTTGCGCAGGAAGAGGTCGTTGACCTCCTTGCCCTCCAGCTCCTTGACCACGGCGTCCGCGTCGTCGCTGCCGGCGGCCTGCACCGCCTCCAGGTACTGCATGGCGGCGGAGTAGTTCGCCGCGTGCGCGAACGACGGCCGGGTGCCGGTCTCGGACTGGAACCGGTCCGCCCACTCCCGGTTCTGCTGGTCGAAGTTCCAGTACCAGGCGTCGGTGTAGGTGGTGCCGGCCAGCGCGGCCGGGGTGAGCGAGTGGATGTCGGTGATGAACATCAGGCCGACCGCCAGCCCGACGCCCTTCTCCCGCAGCTTGAACTCGTTGTACTGCTTCACCACGTTGACCAGCTCGGCGCCGGCCTGCATGGTGCCCAGCACCTGCGGCTTCGGGTTCAGCGTCGGCGCCTTGAGCAGGAACGACGAGTAGTCGCCGCTGGTGTTCGGGAACGGCGCGCCGTCCTTGCCGACCACCTGCCCGCCGGCCGCGCCGATGGCGGCGGAGAAGCTCTTCTCCATGTCCTGCCCGAACGCGTAGTTCGGGTAGAGGATGTACCAGTTCTTGCCGACCTGCTCGGTGGTCACCGTGCCGGTGCCGTGGGCCAGCATGTAGGTGTCGTACGCGTAGTGGAACGTGTACCTGTTGCAGCTCTTGCCGGTCAGGTCCGTGGTCGCCGCGCCGATGTTGAAGTAGAGCTTCTTCTTCTCCTTGGCCACGTCGGCGACCTTCAGCGCGGCCGAGGACGTCGGCACGTCCAGGATGGCGTCGACGCCCTTGCGGTCGTACATCTCCTGGGCCTTGCTGTTGGCCACGTCCGGCTTGTTCTGGTGGTCGGCGGTCTCCACGCTGATGTTCTTGGTCACCGCGTCGTCGCCGTGCTTGGCCTTGAAGTCGGCGATGGCCATCTCCACGGCCTTCACCGAGTTGCGCCCGGACAGCTCCGAGTAGGCGCCCGACTGGTCGTTGAGCACGCCCAGCACGATCTTGTCGCCGGTCAGCTTCGAGTCACCGCCGGACTGCGGGCCACCGCCGCCGCAGCCGGCCACCAGCAGCGCCGCCGCCGAGGCGGCGGCCACACCCACGCTCCTACGCATGTTCATCCCCTTCGTACCGCGCGGTCCGCGCGGGTCAGCCGTCGGAATTCAGATGCCGAGGTACGCCAGCAGCTCGCGTTCCCGCGAGCGCACCTCGGCGTTCTCCATCGCCTCCGCGATCCGTCCCTCGGCCAGCAGGTAGTGCCGGTCGGCGACGCCGGTGGCGAAGTGCAGGTTCTGCTCCACCAGCAGCACGGTCACGCCGTGCTTCTTGGCCTCCCGCAGCAGGTCACCGACCTGCTGCACGAGCAGCGGCGACAGCCCCTCGGTGGGCTCGTCGCAGAGCAGCAGCCGGGCGCCCATCCGCAGCACCCGGGCCAGCGCGAGCATCTGCTGCTCGCCGCCGGAGAGCATGGTTGCGGCCGAGGCGCGCCGGGCGTACAGGGCGGGGAACGCCTCGTACACCCGCTCCAGCGGCCACGGGTCGGGGCCGACCCGGGGCGGCAGCGTCAGGTTCTCGGTGACGGTGAGCGTGGCGTACGCGCCCCGGTCGTCGGGCACCCAGCCGAGCCCGGCCCGCGCCCGCTTGTACGCCGGCAGCTTGCTGATGTCCCGCCCGTCGAGGTGGACGCCGCCGCGCTGGCCGGCGTGCAGCCCCATCACGCACCGCAGCAGCGTGGACTTGCCGGCGCCGTTGCGCCCGACCAGGGTGACCACCTCCCCGGCGGCCACCTCCAGGCTCACCTCCCGCAGCACCTGGGCCTCGCCGTAGGAGGCGGAGAGGTTGTCAATGCGCAGCATCCGCGGCTCCCAGGTAGGCGGTGATGACCCGCTCGTCGGCGCGGACCTGCTCGTACGGCCCCTCGACCAGCACCGTGCCGGCCTGCAGGACGGTGACCGTGTCGGCGAGCCGGCCCACCACGCTCATGTTGTGCTCGACCATGACCACGGTCCGTCCGGCGCGGACCGTCGCGATCAGCTCGACGGTGCGGTCGACGTCCTCCAGCCCCATCCCGGCGGTCGGCTCGTCGAGCAGCAGCACCTTCGGGTCGAGGGCCAGCGCGATGGCCAGTTCCAGCGCCCGCTTGCGCCCGTACGCGAGCGCCTCGGCCGGGGCCTCGGCGAGGTCGGCCAGGCCGACCATGTCCAGCAGCTCGTCGGCCCGTTCCCGGTAGCGGCGCATCAGCTTCGCCGACCGCCAGAACCGCCAGCCCAGCCCGCTCGGCGACTGGAGGGCCAACTTGACGTGCTCGCGCGCGCCGAGTTGCGGGAAGAGGCTGGTGATCTGGAACGACCGGGCCACGCCGAGGCGCGCCACCCGCTCCGGGGGCAGCCCGGTGACGTCCCGGCCGTCCAGTTCGATCCGCCCGCCGCTGGGCGGCAGGAAGCCGGTGAGCAGGTTGAACAGTGTGGTCTTGCCGGCGCCGTTCGGGCCGACCAGGGCGTGCACGGTCTCCGGCGCCACGTCGAGGTCGACGCGATCGACGGCCCGGAAGCCCCGGAAGTCCCGGGTCAGCCCACGGGCCGACAGGATCGCTTGCCCGGCCATCGCCCCACCCTCCGCAGGTCCGCACGCGATGCCAGATCGGTGACCGGGGTCACAGGGCCGTCGCGTGCAGGAAACCTACGGCGCGTCGCAGCGGTCGAGCCATGTCGATGCGCCACACATTCCCCCGGTGCGGCACGGGGCCGTCCGCCACAGCGGTCGACCCCGTACCGGCGGCTCGGGACGGATCGGTGGCCGTCGACATGTGGCCGGGCACCGTCACCGGCCGGCGGCGTACTCCGGCAGGTCGATCCCGTCGGCGTGACTGAAGAACAGCCGCCGGGCCAGCCCGCGCATCGGCCGGGACGCCATCGCCCGCATCGACGCGTCGCGCAGCCGGATCCCGGCCCGGCCGGTCGGCAGGAAACCGGAGATCCCGCCGCCGGGCAACTCCTGCCCCTTCGCCACGTGCGCCCGCAGCGCCGCCTCCCAGCGGCGGTAGGCCGTCCGGTGGTCGCCGCCGGTGGCGGCCAGCTCCCCGGCCAGCAGGTACGCCCCCACCAGGGCCAGGCTGGTGCCCTGCCCGGTCAGCGGCGACGGGCACCAGGCGGCGTCGCCGAGCAGCGCCACCCGCCCGGCGCTCCACGAGTCCATCCGCACCTGGGCGTACCTGTCGAAGTAGAAGTCGGTCGCGGCGGGCGCGGCGGCCAGCAGCTCGGCCGCCCGCCAGCCCACGTCGGCGAACCGCTCGGCCAGCAGCCGCTGCTGGGCGGCCCGGTCCCGCCGGTCGACGTCCAGCGCGTCGGAGCGGAAGCTGAAGAGCGCCGCGGTCCGCCCGTCGCTCGTCGGCCGGGTGCCGACCACCCGGCCACCGGGCGCGTTGTGCATCGTGAACCATCCGCCCGCGTCCCGGTACGGGGTGGAGAAGTACGCCAGGTACGCCCCGAGCGGCCGGACGTACGCCGACTCCGGGCCGAACGCCAGCGCCCGGGTCCGCGAGTGCGAGCCGTCCGCGCCGACCACCAGGTCGACGGTGCGCGGGGCGGACCGGGCGAAGGTGAGCCGCACCCCGGCGTCGTCCTGCGCCAGCGTCTCGATCGAGTCGTCGAAGACGTACTCGACGTCGCCCCGGGTCGCCTCGTACAGCAGCCGGGCCAGGGCGCCGCGCTCGATCTCCAGGTCGGCGACGATCCCCTCCCCGCCGAACGCCGCCACCGGCAGCCGGGCCCGGGTGCGCCCCCGGGCGTCCACGTACGCCATCCCCGCTCCCCGACCCCGGCGGCCCGGACCGGGCCGGTCAACCCCATCCGGTCGAGCACCTCGCGGGCGGCTCCCCGCACGTCCACCGCCTGCCCGCCGGGGCGCAGCCCGGGCGCACGTTCCACCACGGTCACCGCGAAGCCGCGGCGGGCCAGCCAGAAGGCGAGCGCCGGGCCGGCCACCCCGGCGCCGGAGACGAGCACGGTCCTGTCGGTCATTCGAGATCTCCCCCGGTTCGCATCCATCGGTCACGCCGGACGCTAGAGCCGGCACGCGCCCGACCCGCCCGGCGACCTAGTACGCCGCCGCCGCGGGGCCCCCGGGCCGCCGATCGCACTAGTACGCTTCGGCGCGGAGGTGCCCGGGATGTCGCAGCACGAGGCGCGGCAGCAGCCGCCGTACCAGCGGATCGCCACCGAGATCCGCCACCGGATCGAGCGCGGCGAGCTGCTCCCGGGCGACCGGGTGCCCTCGGCCCGGCAGCTCACCCGCGAGCACGGCATCGCCATCGCCACCGCCACCCGCGTCCTGGCCCGGCTGCGCGACGACGGCCTGGTGCTCACCCGACCCGGCGCCGGCACGGTGGTGGCGGAGACCGCCGCCACCGCGCGACCCGCCCGGGCCCGGCCGGAGCCGAGCCGGGACCGGGTGCTGCGGACCGCCGTCGCGCTGGCCGACGCCGGCGGGCTGGCCGCGGTCACCCTGCGCGCGGTCGCCGCCGAGCTGGGCGTGGCCACCCTGGCGCTGCACCGGCACCTGCGCGGCCGGGACGAGCTGATCCTGGCGATGGCCGACGCGGCGCTGGCCGACTCGCCGCTGCCGGCGGTCGAGCCGACCGGCTGGCGGGCCCGGCTGGAGGTGCTCGCCCGGGCCCAGTGGGCCGTCTACCGGCGGCACCGCTGGCTGCCGCACGTCATCACCATCGCCCGGCCGCAGCCGCTGCCGCACGGCATGGCGCACACCGACCGGGCGTTGCGGGCCACCGCCGGCCTGGGCCTGGACCGCAACACCCGCTGGCACGTGGCGATCACCCTGATGACGTACGTCAAGGGCGTCGCCGTCAACCTGGAGGCCGGCGCGCAGGCCGTGCAGGACACCGGGCTCACCGACGAGGAGTGGGTGGACCGGCAGCAGGACACGTTCCAGCGGCTGATGGCCGGCGGCGGGCTGGCCACCATGGACGCGCTGACCGCCGGCGGCGTCGACCTGGACCTGGAGACGGTCTTCGACTTCGGCCTCCAGCGCCTGCTGGACGGCGTCGCGACCCTGATCGAGCGGCCGGTCAGTCCGGGAAG encodes:
- a CDS encoding branched-chain amino acid ABC transporter permease, which translates into the protein MSGFLQNTFNGLVGGAFYALLALGLAVIFGMLRVVNFAHGAFYMLGAFGAYVLLAEAGVPFWAALVIMPLALGLLGMVLERAVIHRLTRLDPLYNFLLTFGLTLILQDLVKSRYGVQSSPYATPAGLTGSVDFGLFDFPAYRVFILGFTVLLCVAVWWVLGRTRIGMVVRAATERPELTRAFGIDVGKWVTPVFGFGIALAGLAGVLAAPMRAVNPLMGADLIIVVFAVVVIGGLGSIFGSVAAGFGIGLIQAWGEAYLSDYPLVSQTVVFVVMAAVLLWRPAGLFGREEAPA
- a CDS encoding ABC transporter substrate-binding protein — its product is MNMRRSVGVAAASAAALLVAGCGGGGPQSGGDSKLTGDKIVLGVLNDQSGAYSELSGRNSVKAVEMAIADFKAKHGDDAVTKNISVETADHQNKPDVANSKAQEMYDRKGVDAILDVPTSSAALKVADVAKEKKKLYFNIGAATTDLTGKSCNRYTFHYAYDTYMLAHGTGTVTTEQVGKNWYILYPNYAFGQDMEKSFSAAIGAAGGQVVGKDGAPFPNTSGDYSSFLLKAPTLNPKPQVLGTMQAGAELVNVVKQYNEFKLREKGVGLAVGLMFITDIHSLTPAALAGTTYTDAWYWNFDQQNREWADRFQSETGTRPSFAHAANYSAAMQYLEAVQAAGSDDADAVVKELEGKEVNDLFLRNGKIRAEDHRVVHDAYLAQVKPQAEVKEPWDYVKILKTIPAAEAFRAPSADCKL
- a CDS encoding ABC transporter ATP-binding protein: MLRIDNLSASYGEAQVLREVSLEVAAGEVVTLVGRNGAGKSTLLRCVMGLHAGQRGGVHLDGRDISKLPAYKRARAGLGWVPDDRGAYATLTVTENLTLPPRVGPDPWPLERVYEAFPALYARRASAATMLSGGEQQMLALARVLRMGARLLLCDEPTEGLSPLLVQQVGDLLREAKKHGVTVLLVEQNLHFATGVADRHYLLAEGRIAEAMENAEVRSRERELLAYLGI
- a CDS encoding ABC transporter ATP-binding protein, which produces MAGQAILSARGLTRDFRGFRAVDRVDLDVAPETVHALVGPNGAGKTTLFNLLTGFLPPSGGRIELDGRDVTGLPPERVARLGVARSFQITSLFPQLGAREHVKLALQSPSGLGWRFWRSAKLMRRYRERADELLDMVGLADLAEAPAEALAYGRKRALELAIALALDPKVLLLDEPTAGMGLEDVDRTVELIATVRAGRTVVMVEHNMSVVGRLADTVTVLQAGTVLVEGPYEQVRADERVITAYLGAADAAH
- a CDS encoding FAD-dependent monooxygenase; its protein translation is MAYVDARGRTRARLPVAAFGGEGIVADLEIERGALARLLYEATRGDVEYVFDDSIETLAQDDAGVRLTFARSAPRTVDLVVGADGSHSRTRALAFGPESAYVRPLGAYLAYFSTPYRDAGGWFTMHNAPGGRVVGTRPTSDGRTAALFSFRSDALDVDRRDRAAQQRLLAERFADVGWRAAELLAAAPAATDFYFDRYAQVRMDSWSAGRVALLGDAAWCPSPLTGQGTSLALVGAYLLAGELAATGGDHRTAYRRWEAALRAHVAKGQELPGGGISGFLPTGRAGIRLRDASMRAMASRPMRGLARRLFFSHADGIDLPEYAAGR
- a CDS encoding TetR/AcrR family transcriptional regulator C-terminal domain-containing protein, with the protein product MSQHEARQQPPYQRIATEIRHRIERGELLPGDRVPSARQLTREHGIAIATATRVLARLRDDGLVLTRPGAGTVVAETAATARPARARPEPSRDRVLRTAVALADAGGLAAVTLRAVAAELGVATLALHRHLRGRDELILAMADAALADSPLPAVEPTGWRARLEVLARAQWAVYRRHRWLPHVITIARPQPLPHGMAHTDRALRATAGLGLDRNTRWHVAITLMTYVKGVAVNLEAGAQAVQDTGLTDEEWVDRQQDTFQRLMAGGGLATMDALTAGGVDLDLETVFDFGLQRLLDGVATLIERPVSPGR